A single genomic interval of Selenobaculum gibii harbors:
- a CDS encoding efflux RND transporter periplasmic adaptor subunit has translation MNFTKVKRFMPIIIGVVLLGAFIGYRIIDNIAENKIRAKNLAESNITSVQTEPVGRRDITPQMIFSAGLEPVWSADISAKVDGRIETMYVNEGDLVKAGTVVATLDGGDLAGQVMQAEGNLLAAESNFEQAQLDYNRYSELANAGAISMQVLDNARTKRDAAYGQVQNAKGSLGLVKEKEKNLNIIVPRDGVVTKRHLQAGAFVRSGTPLITVADTETLLAKTTIGESQAAGLKVGTSVEVQIDALGGKAVNGMITMISPVAQLPARTFTADVTIDNSEGILKGGMFAKVEIPVATKGQVLAVPENSIVLREDQPSVFVIAEDGRANQRLIQVGGTGGGYAEVIEGLNEGEQVVTGGQHKLRDGMKVLVGAGGDAQ, from the coding sequence ATGAATTTCACCAAGGTAAAACGATTTATGCCTATCATTATAGGTGTCGTTTTATTGGGTGCGTTTATCGGGTATCGAATTATTGATAATATTGCAGAAAATAAAATTAGAGCAAAAAATTTAGCAGAGAGTAATATAACATCGGTACAGACGGAGCCTGTAGGAAGACGAGATATCACGCCACAGATGATTTTTTCCGCAGGGCTTGAGCCTGTTTGGAGCGCAGATATCTCAGCAAAGGTAGATGGAAGAATTGAAACGATGTATGTAAATGAAGGTGATCTTGTTAAGGCAGGCACCGTAGTTGCAACATTAGATGGCGGAGATTTGGCGGGGCAGGTGATGCAGGCAGAAGGAAATCTTCTTGCTGCCGAGTCCAATTTTGAACAGGCCCAACTTGACTACAATCGTTATAGTGAACTGGCGAACGCTGGTGCGATTTCGATGCAGGTATTAGATAATGCACGTACGAAGCGCGATGCGGCATATGGGCAAGTACAAAATGCCAAAGGCTCTTTAGGGCTCGTAAAAGAAAAAGAAAAAAATTTAAATATTATTGTACCGCGTGATGGTGTTGTTACAAAACGCCATTTACAGGCTGGTGCGTTTGTTCGTAGTGGCACGCCGTTAATTACTGTAGCAGATACTGAAACTTTGCTTGCAAAAACGACTATCGGAGAATCTCAAGCTGCAGGATTAAAAGTTGGAACATCAGTAGAAGTGCAAATTGACGCATTAGGTGGAAAAGCTGTAAATGGAATGATTACCATGATTTCTCCAGTTGCACAATTGCCAGCACGTACTTTTACGGCAGATGTTACGATTGATAACAGTGAAGGAATTTTAAAAGGTGGAATGTTTGCTAAAGTTGAAATTCCTGTTGCGACCAAAGGTCAGGTTTTAGCTGTTCCAGAAAATTCAATTGTTTTACGTGAAGATCAGCCAAGTGTGTTTGTCATTGCTGAAGATGGTAGAGCTAATCAGCGCTTAATTCAAGTTGGTGGTACAGGTGGAGGATATGCAGAGGTTATTGAAGGATTAAATGAAGGGGAACAAGTGGTAACGGGTGGTCAGCATAAATTGCGTGATGGGATGAAAGTTTTGGTAGGAGCAGGCGGTGACGCACAGTGA
- a CDS encoding efflux RND transporter permease subunit translates to MNIISTLIKRPVFTLMLVLVLVVFGLQAFPKLGVDLNPDVDLPVVSITATMTGASPQEIETLLTKPIEDAVSSLSGIKTLSSTSREGRSQTTIEFEYGTDSKLAANEVREKVAAARKKLPDDIDEPIVQRFDLSAQAIGIYSLTSDKRSVGEIRKIANDIIKDELQRLDGVAEVNVYGASEREIHIEIDANKLSEYNLSIGQIMNAVNNQNINAPGGSVTENGRKVSVRAIGKYKSIEDIKNLVVANIDGKMIRLYDVAEVKDGWAEETVSADINASAGVLIAVQKQSGTNTVAVADKVKARMQDMQKVLPEDIKINIAKDGSTFIKDSVSDVMMSLVLGSILAVLITYLFLQNGRATLIGALTIPTSLIATFFLMQIMDFTLNTMSLMALSLAVGIVIDDAIVVVENIYRHMEEGKSAFAAARDATNQLSMAIIATTLTLLAVFVPVGSMNGIVGQFFKQFGLTVSFAVVFSTFVAFTLTPMLAAYFLKPTLIDSNEKKWWQKWVDKTLAAFEKQYIKWQNAYSSIIAWVLDQPKKVLVIALLSLLINPLLLPFLGKEFQPSYDSGEFTIALTAPAGTSLEKMKELIYPIEETIERLPEKEISYAIIGQNGTNKASVGVKLVSSNKRDRSMNEIMDELRTEFAGNGNLKVIVQTSQGMGGDSRPVQLALQGDDLDQLTNYAQTLVEQISALPGSADVDMSIDQSAPEIQVRLDALRMKDVGLDTAQVSSTLQMAFIGVSTPNQYNAGDNDYDIRLQLSEKNRMNIHDVGNLLIGTNQNTFIRLGDIANIELSSGPTEINRENRQRKITVYANAIGVSAGELSNQAAQLAKDLHMPLGYSYGFAGDAKSMQETFGEMLTALIMGCVLIYMILAAQYGSFVHPFTIMLSLPFAVSGAIVGLLIANQTINMMSMIGFIMLMGLVTKNAILLVDHANQMREAGMDIKSALIDAGTVRLRPILMTTASMIFGVLPIALGLGAGAELRQSMGVVLIGGLITSTLLTLVVVPIIYLLFDKYEQKLQFKKVE, encoded by the coding sequence GTGAATATCATTTCTACACTCATAAAACGCCCAGTTTTTACACTGATGCTGGTATTGGTATTAGTCGTATTTGGTCTGCAAGCATTTCCGAAGCTTGGCGTTGATTTAAATCCGGATGTTGATTTACCGGTAGTGAGTATAACTGCAACGATGACAGGTGCTTCTCCACAGGAGATTGAGACGCTCTTAACAAAGCCAATTGAAGATGCGGTGAGCTCTTTATCGGGAATTAAAACCTTATCATCGACTTCTCGTGAAGGTAGATCGCAGACAACGATTGAATTTGAGTATGGAACGGATTCAAAATTAGCTGCGAATGAGGTGCGTGAAAAAGTTGCGGCAGCCCGTAAAAAACTACCGGATGATATTGATGAGCCGATTGTGCAGCGTTTTGATTTATCTGCACAGGCAATTGGGATCTATAGTTTAACTTCAGATAAACGAAGTGTTGGGGAAATTAGAAAAATCGCCAATGACATTATCAAAGATGAACTTCAACGTTTAGATGGAGTGGCAGAAGTCAATGTATATGGTGCTTCTGAGCGTGAAATACACATTGAAATTGATGCGAATAAGTTATCTGAATACAATTTGTCTATTGGACAAATCATGAATGCAGTAAATAATCAGAATATCAATGCCCCGGGTGGTAGTGTAACAGAGAACGGGCGTAAGGTTTCCGTTCGTGCGATTGGTAAATATAAATCCATTGAAGATATCAAAAATTTAGTTGTAGCAAATATAGATGGAAAAATGATTCGTCTCTATGATGTCGCTGAGGTAAAAGATGGTTGGGCAGAGGAAACCGTATCTGCCGATATCAATGCTTCCGCTGGAGTACTAATTGCTGTACAAAAACAATCGGGAACGAATACAGTGGCGGTTGCTGATAAAGTAAAGGCAAGAATGCAGGATATGCAAAAGGTATTGCCAGAGGATATAAAAATTAATATTGCAAAAGATGGATCGACTTTTATTAAAGACAGTGTAAGTGACGTCATGATGTCCTTGGTTTTAGGGAGTATATTAGCAGTCTTGATTACCTATCTGTTTTTACAAAATGGACGTGCAACGCTCATTGGTGCATTAACAATTCCTACTTCATTGATTGCAACTTTTTTCTTGATGCAGATAATGGATTTTACGCTGAATACGATGTCCTTGATGGCACTTAGCTTGGCGGTTGGGATTGTTATCGATGATGCAATTGTTGTCGTCGAAAATATTTATCGGCATATGGAGGAAGGAAAGTCTGCCTTTGCTGCAGCACGTGATGCAACGAATCAATTGAGCATGGCAATTATTGCGACTACATTAACGTTGCTCGCAGTCTTTGTACCCGTTGGGAGTATGAATGGTATCGTTGGACAATTTTTTAAGCAGTTTGGTCTTACGGTATCTTTTGCTGTGGTCTTTTCTACGTTTGTTGCCTTTACACTAACGCCTATGCTAGCGGCATATTTTTTAAAGCCTACATTGATAGATTCCAACGAGAAAAAATGGTGGCAAAAGTGGGTAGACAAAACATTAGCAGCGTTTGAAAAACAATATATAAAATGGCAAAACGCTTATAGCAGCATTATTGCTTGGGTGTTGGATCAACCCAAAAAAGTATTAGTTATTGCGTTGTTATCCTTGCTTATTAATCCGCTACTCTTACCGTTTTTAGGTAAGGAGTTTCAACCATCTTATGATTCCGGAGAATTTACGATTGCATTAACGGCTCCAGCGGGAACTTCTCTGGAAAAAATGAAAGAGTTAATTTATCCGATTGAAGAAACAATAGAGCGTTTGCCAGAGAAAGAAATTTCTTATGCGATTATTGGGCAAAATGGAACGAATAAAGCATCTGTCGGTGTTAAGTTAGTATCATCTAATAAACGAGATCGCTCAATGAATGAGATTATGGATGAACTTAGAACTGAGTTTGCTGGAAATGGCAATTTAAAAGTCATTGTTCAGACATCCCAAGGTATGGGAGGAGACTCTAGACCTGTACAGTTAGCTTTGCAAGGTGATGATTTGGATCAGCTTACAAATTATGCACAAACTTTGGTAGAGCAGATTTCTGCTTTGCCAGGCAGTGCTGATGTGGATATGTCCATTGACCAATCCGCGCCGGAAATTCAAGTGCGATTAGATGCGCTTCGCATGAAAGACGTAGGCTTAGATACTGCGCAAGTATCTTCTACTTTACAGATGGCATTCATCGGAGTATCAACGCCGAATCAGTACAATGCAGGTGATAATGACTACGATATTCGTCTTCAGCTTTCTGAAAAGAATCGAATGAATATTCATGATGTAGGCAATCTATTGATTGGTACAAATCAAAATACATTCATTCGTTTAGGCGATATTGCTAATATTGAATTATCTTCTGGGCCTACAGAAATTAATCGTGAAAATCGCCAGCGTAAAATTACTGTATATGCGAATGCGATTGGTGTATCTGCTGGTGAATTGTCAAATCAGGCAGCACAGCTTGCAAAAGATCTGCATATGCCGCTTGGCTATAGTTACGGATTTGCCGGTGATGCGAAATCTATGCAAGAGACGTTTGGCGAAATGCTTACTGCACTTATCATGGGATGTGTACTCATTTACATGATTCTTGCAGCTCAGTATGGAAGCTTTGTCCATCCATTTACGATTATGCTTTCCTTACCGTTTGCTGTCAGTGGTGCGATTGTTGGTTTACTCATTGCAAATCAAACAATCAATATGATGAGTATGATTGGCTTTATCATGTTGATGGGTCTGGTAACAAAGAATGCAATTCTGCTTGTTGACCATGCGAACCAGATGCGCGAGGCGGGAATGGACATTAAATCAGCCTTGATTGATGCGGGTACAGTTCGTCTCCGTCCAATCTTAATGACGACTGCCTCAATGATTTTCGGTGTACTTCCGATAGCATTAGGCCTTGGTGCTGGGGCAGAACTTCGTCAATCTATGGGTGTCGTGTTAATTGGTGGACTAATTACGTCAACTTTATTGACATTAGTCGTTGTCCCGATTATTTATCTCTTATTTGATAAATATGAGCAAAAATTACAATTTAAAAAGGTAGAATAA
- a CDS encoding DHA2 family efflux MFS transporter permease subunit, translating into MEKYLTLLAVCLGTVISAYLSSCINIALPDIMAELNFDSDSIVWVSLGYLLPYGSMLPLTGKLGDKYGAKKMYLIGIICFSIGSVLCGTATGGTSMLIYRVIQGVGGGTLLPNAMTIVAVTFTGAERATALGLWSAMAAIGTAIGPTIGGYLIELFQWRSIFFSVIPFCILGILLAFIFIPKIKATTDTPIDILGGILLFISIAALLIALNQGEKEGWFNSYYINSLLYLFFSVFCLFILVELRTPSPIFDFRLFTSRNFLLANLIAGATFFTMQSTTYLLPFFLKSILNYNSIQAGMMMLPQTVAMVLSAAISGKLSTAFGPRPVTLCGMGAALYAFFLLKDINASFGVYEFFVPLAIYGFGLGLTMSPTTTCAMATLKRNQLGVGSGILNFSKLLNASIGVVIMQVLLTRREIYHAQILTTTLDVSHDSFSLYQLIAALQMQNFFGGNFDVALGSQLWFNGMNILPEKYAGFMQYLNQIIYSQSAILAFQDDFFVLFCCSIVGVFITLFLKNTH; encoded by the coding sequence TTGGAAAAATATCTTACCTTACTTGCTGTCTGTCTTGGCACAGTCATCAGTGCTTACCTGAGCAGTTGTATCAATATTGCACTGCCTGACATTATGGCAGAACTAAATTTTGATTCAGATTCCATCGTTTGGGTTTCACTAGGCTACCTTCTTCCTTATGGCTCGATGCTTCCACTGACAGGTAAGCTCGGTGATAAATACGGAGCAAAAAAAATGTACCTAATCGGCATTATTTGCTTTAGCATAGGCTCCGTACTTTGTGGTACAGCAACTGGAGGGACTTCCATGCTTATCTATCGCGTAATTCAGGGAGTTGGCGGAGGCACTTTACTGCCAAACGCAATGACGATTGTAGCAGTAACCTTTACAGGCGCTGAGCGTGCTACAGCCCTGGGTCTCTGGAGTGCAATGGCAGCAATTGGCACTGCGATAGGACCAACGATTGGCGGTTATCTTATTGAGCTTTTTCAATGGCGCTCCATTTTCTTTTCTGTTATTCCCTTCTGTATATTGGGCATTTTATTAGCTTTCATTTTTATTCCAAAAATAAAAGCAACAACCGATACCCCAATCGATATCTTAGGGGGGATTCTCCTCTTTATCAGTATTGCTGCTTTGCTTATTGCCTTAAACCAGGGAGAAAAAGAAGGCTGGTTTAACTCTTATTACATCAATTCATTACTATACTTATTCTTCTCCGTTTTTTGTCTATTCATTCTCGTTGAACTTCGTACTCCAAGCCCTATTTTTGACTTTCGACTATTTACCTCGAGAAATTTTCTTTTGGCAAATCTCATTGCGGGCGCAACATTTTTTACAATGCAAAGTACAACATATCTACTCCCTTTTTTTCTAAAATCAATTCTCAATTATAACTCAATTCAAGCTGGAATGATGATGCTTCCTCAGACAGTTGCCATGGTACTGTCAGCTGCAATCAGCGGCAAGCTAAGTACTGCTTTCGGCCCCCGTCCTGTCACTCTTTGCGGTATGGGCGCTGCATTGTATGCTTTCTTTCTTCTTAAAGATATCAATGCCAGTTTTGGTGTATATGAATTTTTTGTGCCACTTGCCATTTATGGATTTGGCTTAGGTCTTACCATGTCGCCGACAACAACATGTGCAATGGCGACATTAAAACGAAATCAGCTTGGTGTAGGCTCAGGGATTTTAAACTTTTCCAAGCTCTTAAATGCTAGTATTGGCGTCGTTATCATGCAGGTCTTATTGACAAGACGCGAAATTTATCACGCGCAAATATTAACAACAACGCTCGATGTTTCTCATGATTCTTTTTCTCTCTACCAACTCATCGCCGCTTTGCAAATGCAAAATTTCTTTGGCGGAAATTTTGATGTTGCTTTAGGCAGCCAGCTTTGGTTTAATGGAATGAATATCTTGCCAGAAAAGTATGCGGGCTTTATGCAATATTTAAACCAGATTATCTATTCACAGTCGGCGATTCTTGCGTTTCAAGATGATTTTTTTGTTTTATTTTGCTGTAGTATTGTAGGTGTTTTCATTACTTTATTTTTAAAAAATACACATTGA
- a CDS encoding HlyD family secretion protein, whose protein sequence is MNDVSTKITNKKIIALAIFFVLLFIGTSLWWWHYSNRIVSTNDARVKGTMTTVSAKISGRVEQILVEEGSVVEAGQPIAMLEQKEYENKVTTAKANLEMAKAKLAEVVSGNRPQEISQANAIVLQKKSLYENSRKNYERNQALFQQNAISEQQLDAAKTEMESSLANYQSAQESLSLSKEGSRQEDVDLNNAAVLQAEAELANAQIQLEDTIIKAPSSGIIGKKSIELGEYISVGKPLFNITNLDDVWINANIEETYFGKITLGNPVEFTIDAYPGMKFTGEVYETSPATGAQYSVLPTENASGNFTKITQRIPIKIRPAASSYSLKPGMSAVVTIHVK, encoded by the coding sequence ATGAACGACGTTAGTACGAAAATTACGAATAAAAAAATTATCGCATTAGCAATTTTTTTTGTTCTATTATTTATTGGTACTTCCCTGTGGTGGTGGCATTACAGCAACCGGATTGTATCAACAAATGATGCCAGAGTAAAAGGAACGATGACAACTGTAAGTGCAAAGATATCGGGAAGAGTCGAACAAATCCTCGTTGAAGAAGGCTCTGTTGTTGAAGCTGGACAGCCAATCGCTATGCTTGAACAAAAAGAATATGAAAACAAAGTCACTACAGCAAAAGCAAATCTCGAAATGGCAAAAGCGAAACTTGCCGAAGTAGTCTCCGGTAACCGCCCTCAAGAAATTTCTCAGGCTAATGCAATCGTATTACAAAAAAAATCACTCTATGAAAACAGCCGCAAAAATTATGAACGAAATCAAGCATTATTTCAACAAAATGCAATTTCCGAACAACAACTTGATGCCGCAAAAACAGAAATGGAGAGTTCACTCGCCAATTATCAAAGCGCTCAAGAATCCCTTAGTTTAAGCAAGGAAGGCTCACGTCAAGAGGATGTCGACTTGAATAATGCTGCCGTTTTACAAGCCGAAGCGGAATTAGCTAACGCACAAATTCAGTTAGAAGATACGATTATCAAAGCACCGTCCAGCGGAATCATCGGTAAAAAATCCATTGAACTCGGTGAATATATCTCTGTAGGTAAACCTCTATTTAACATTACCAATTTAGACGACGTATGGATCAATGCCAATATTGAAGAAACGTATTTTGGTAAAATCACTTTAGGCAATCCAGTAGAATTTACGATAGATGCATATCCCGGGATGAAATTTACCGGCGAAGTTTATGAAACTAGTCCCGCCACAGGTGCACAGTATTCTGTTTTACCAACCGAAAATGCTTCTGGTAACTTCACAAAGATAACACAGCGAATTCCAATTAAAATTCGTCCTGCTGCTTCAAGTTATTCATTAAAACCGGGAATGTCAGCAGTTGTGACCATTCACGTAAAATAG
- a CDS encoding PadR family transcriptional regulator produces MSRRTFRPWVELLLEFYIFKILMTAPTYGNRISEEVKKHTKGVACPNPNLLYPLLRKIENEGYIIGNWDSPDKRNRRIYHITQLGLDYFPELEQKAKEHFIQMEKNIAILRSCLFESEENA; encoded by the coding sequence ATGTCAAGAAGAACATTCCGCCCTTGGGTTGAATTGCTGCTAGAGTTTTACATATTTAAAATCTTAATGACTGCACCTACCTATGGAAATCGAATTTCAGAAGAAGTGAAAAAACATACAAAAGGTGTTGCCTGCCCGAATCCAAATTTATTATATCCACTTCTGCGAAAAATAGAAAACGAAGGTTATATTATCGGCAATTGGGATTCTCCCGATAAGCGCAATCGCCGAATTTACCATATTACGCAACTAGGTTTAGATTATTTTCCTGAACTAGAACAAAAAGCAAAAGAACATTTTATCCAGATGGAGAAAAATATTGCAATTTTACGTTCTTGTTTATTTGAAAGTGAGGAAAACGCATGA
- a CDS encoding YitT family protein: MMIEERKKKEKHRKKMSFFIKKYLFLFLGSIITAIGLEIFLVPNNVIDGGVVGISIMASALTGQPLGVFLVLLNIPFLYLGYKQIGKTFAFATSFSIISLSIWTSYFHPVAEITHDLFLAAIFGGIITGLGVGIIIRNGGSLDGTEIVAIIMDRRSGFSVGEIVMFMNLFILSSAGLIFGWDRAMYSLVAYFIIAKVIDIVIKGLDESNGVMIITSNPDEIAEALMARLGRGVTILHGEGGYTGDPKKVLYCVVTRLEVDKLKAIVMEKDESAFVTINQVHDIMGGRFKKKAIH, translated from the coding sequence ATGATGATTGAGGAACGGAAGAAAAAAGAAAAGCATAGAAAGAAAATGAGCTTTTTCATAAAAAAGTATTTATTTTTGTTTCTAGGTTCGATTATTACGGCGATTGGGTTGGAAATATTTTTAGTACCAAATAACGTAATTGACGGTGGTGTTGTCGGAATTTCCATTATGGCTAGTGCGCTTACTGGGCAACCACTGGGGGTATTTTTGGTATTGTTAAATATTCCATTTTTATATTTGGGCTATAAACAGATTGGAAAAACATTTGCATTTGCTACGTCTTTTTCTATTATTTCGCTGTCTATTTGGACATCGTATTTTCATCCTGTGGCAGAGATTACGCATGATTTATTTTTAGCTGCAATATTTGGTGGGATTATCACAGGTTTGGGTGTAGGGATTATCATTCGTAATGGGGGATCTTTAGACGGTACGGAAATTGTCGCCATTATTATGGACAGGCGAAGTGGATTTTCCGTCGGTGAGATCGTTATGTTTATGAATTTGTTTATTTTAAGTAGTGCTGGCTTGATTTTTGGCTGGGACAGAGCAATGTACTCTTTAGTGGCATATTTCATTATTGCGAAAGTGATTGATATTGTCATTAAAGGCCTGGATGAATCTAATGGAGTGATGATCATTACATCGAATCCTGATGAAATTGCTGAAGCATTAATGGCGCGGTTAGGTCGTGGAGTAACAATTCTCCACGGTGAGGGCGGTTATACTGGCGATCCGAAAAAGGTATTATACTGCGTAGTAACAAGGCTAGAGGTTGATAAATTAAAAGCAATTGTTATGGAAAAAGATGAATCTGCTTTTGTGACAATTAATCAAGTACATGATATTATGGGTGGAAGGTTTAAAAAGAAGGCAATTCATTAA
- a CDS encoding DeoR/GlpR family DNA-binding transcription regulator encodes MLYDERKDKILQQLNISPIVKLSDLAQILCVSIDTIRRDLKTMETEGLLECIRGGARIPSKMLQFSDFKGREIINTPQKLQLVQKALSFIHKDDVIMLNSGTTTALLAKEISKKSISCTIITNNIAAVSILMKTPSLKVIVVGGELNANEQSLYGPQCEAELKKYYPDLCFLSINAVHPEKGFTDFRFQEIPIMQTMKKNSMRTIAVMDSSKLNRVSKKTLFTSEQLDTIVMDDHVSDELKKLYASSGIHIL; translated from the coding sequence ATGCTTTATGATGAACGTAAAGATAAAATTCTACAACAACTTAATATCTCTCCTATTGTAAAATTATCTGATTTAGCTCAAATTCTATGCGTATCTATTGACACGATAAGGCGAGATTTAAAAACAATGGAAACCGAAGGGCTTTTAGAATGCATTCGCGGTGGTGCTCGCATACCTAGCAAAATGCTACAATTCTCAGATTTTAAAGGGCGCGAAATTATTAATACGCCACAAAAACTCCAACTCGTTCAAAAAGCTTTATCTTTTATTCACAAAGATGATGTCATCATGCTCAACTCGGGAACAACTACTGCACTTCTTGCAAAAGAAATTTCTAAAAAATCTATTTCTTGTACAATTATTACGAATAATATTGCTGCTGTTTCTATCTTGATGAAAACCCCCTCTCTTAAAGTAATTGTGGTTGGTGGCGAATTAAACGCTAACGAGCAATCACTTTATGGACCCCAATGTGAAGCAGAGCTGAAAAAATATTATCCAGATCTTTGTTTTTTATCAATTAATGCCGTTCATCCCGAAAAGGGGTTCACCGATTTCCGATTTCAAGAAATACCAATTATGCAAACCATGAAAAAAAACTCTATGCGAACGATTGCCGTAATGGATTCCAGCAAGTTGAACCGAGTTTCAAAAAAAACGTTGTTTACTTCTGAGCAATTAGATACTATTGTCATGGATGATCATGTTTCTGACGAATTAAAAAAACTCTATGCATCAAGCGGAATACATATTTTGTAA
- the phnX gene encoding phosphonoacetaldehyde hydrolase, with amino-acid sequence MIEAVILDWAGTTVDYGSFSPIYAFEKTFRTYGITPTIEEIREPMGMLKIDHIRTMLKMDRLTALWREKYKREPNKTDVLELYKVFQDEVFQVLGEYSTLKPQVVETVQILRERKIKIGSTTGYTNEMMEIVTKKAADQGYKVDYWVTPDMTNAKGRPYPYMIFRNLEYMGISSVRNVVKIGDTVSDIAEGKNAGVTTIGVIDGSSIMGMKQADFESLPENEKKQKRQAVRKIYQAAGADYTIENFGQLPDLLA; translated from the coding sequence ATGATAGAAGCAGTAATTTTGGATTGGGCAGGGACAACGGTCGATTATGGTTCGTTTTCGCCGATTTATGCATTTGAAAAGACATTTCGGACTTATGGGATAACACCTACGATTGAGGAAATACGCGAACCGATGGGAATGCTTAAAATTGACCATATTCGGACGATGCTTAAAATGGATCGATTGACAGCATTATGGCGGGAAAAGTATAAACGCGAGCCAAACAAGACGGATGTTTTGGAGTTGTATAAAGTCTTCCAAGATGAGGTTTTTCAAGTACTTGGGGAGTATTCTACGCTAAAACCACAGGTAGTAGAAACGGTGCAAATTTTACGCGAGCGAAAAATAAAAATAGGTTCAACGACAGGATATACGAATGAAATGATGGAAATTGTGACGAAAAAAGCCGCAGACCAAGGCTATAAAGTTGATTATTGGGTGACGCCGGATATGACGAATGCCAAGGGGCGTCCATATCCGTATATGATTTTTCGCAATTTAGAATATATGGGGATTTCCAGTGTACGTAACGTAGTAAAGATTGGCGATACCGTATCCGATATAGCAGAAGGAAAAAATGCCGGAGTAACGACGATTGGAGTAATTGACGGTAGCTCGATTATGGGAATGAAGCAAGCGGATTTTGAAAGTTTACCAGAGAATGAGAAAAAGCAAAAACGTCAAGCGGTACGAAAGATTTATCAAGCAGCAGGGGCGGATTATACGATTGAGAATTTTGGGCAATTACCTGATCTTTTAGCATGA
- a CDS encoding phosphonoacetaldehyde reductase produces MEFFNPVHIVAGQGTLCALDKSIKKLQLQINKILLITRGGDFQLSAGYKQIRAALNEYEVHEIVFGVSNPDISELFQLLKELESVDFDLVIAVGGGSVLDMGKSIATLHKMELADVAMLRECIGKGSYTEAVIPWFGIPTTSGTGSEVTPWATIWDKESGGKLSLNNPKNFARIAVVDPILTRALPVGLTVSSALDAVCHATEAYWAKRTNEVSQTFALAAIRRIRESLELLLQNPEDLSLREDIGKGSLYAGIAFSNTKTTICHSLSYPLTSQFGIPHGIAAALSLAAFMKLNEVEIKNKQELLTAFNCENVAEVEKWIQRMMQLGGYGHQLQNYGIELKDFPQILHHAFTKGRADNNPVVVTKDAVLTVLKNIY; encoded by the coding sequence ATGGAATTTTTTAATCCCGTACATATCGTTGCTGGGCAGGGAACATTGTGTGCTTTAGATAAATCAATCAAAAAACTGCAGTTACAGATAAATAAAATATTACTGATTACGCGTGGCGGAGATTTTCAATTATCAGCAGGATATAAACAGATAAGGGCTGCTTTAAATGAATATGAGGTTCATGAAATCGTCTTTGGTGTAAGCAATCCTGATATTAGTGAACTTTTTCAATTATTAAAAGAGCTAGAGAGCGTTGACTTTGATCTTGTCATCGCAGTTGGCGGAGGCAGTGTGCTCGATATGGGGAAAAGCATCGCAACGCTTCACAAAATGGAGCTTGCTGATGTTGCAATGCTTAGAGAGTGTATCGGAAAGGGAAGTTATACAGAGGCTGTCATTCCTTGGTTTGGGATTCCGACTACTTCTGGTACGGGTTCAGAAGTAACACCTTGGGCGACTATCTGGGATAAAGAATCGGGTGGAAAACTATCGCTGAATAATCCGAAAAATTTTGCTCGTATTGCAGTTGTCGATCCAATACTAACAAGAGCATTGCCAGTTGGACTTACGGTATCATCAGCGCTTGATGCAGTATGTCATGCAACGGAGGCTTATTGGGCAAAACGGACAAACGAGGTATCACAGACATTTGCTCTTGCAGCAATACGAAGGATAAGAGAAAGTCTAGAGTTGTTGTTGCAAAATCCTGAGGATTTATCCTTGCGTGAAGATATTGGCAAGGGAAGTTTGTATGCAGGAATAGCATTTAGCAATACGAAAACGACGATTTGTCATTCTTTATCCTATCCGCTTACTTCGCAGTTCGGTATTCCACATGGAATTGCAGCCGCTTTGTCGCTCGCTGCATTTATGAAGTTAAACGAGGTGGAAATTAAGAATAAACAGGAACTTCTGACGGCTTTCAATTGTGAAAACGTTGCTGAAGTAGAAAAATGGATACAGCGGATGATGCAGCTTGGTGGATATGGACATCAACTTCAAAATTATGGTATTGAATTGAAGGATTTTCCGCAAATTTTGCATCATGCCTTTACTAAGGGGAGAGCGGATAATAATCCAGTAGTTGTAACGAAAGACGCTGTATTGACTGTATTAAAAAACATATATTGA